One Oryzomonas sagensis DNA segment encodes these proteins:
- a CDS encoding DegQ family serine endoprotease — protein sequence MKFKTYSHVLLFAVICALLLGGLAACSGKSDSPLFLESKRKAGEAEAPVKDVPSDILSTQKAFSTVAKKVTPCVVNISTISKKKMMQPFFEMSPFFEDFFGGDGQPQYRRDKSLGSGFIISKDGYIVTNDHVVRDAETVQVKLSNDKVYDAKVVGGDQKTDIAVIKINATDLPTAVLGDSDKLEVGQWAIAIGNPFGLDRTMTVGVISATGRSNVGIETYENFIQTDASINPGNSGGPLLNIYGEVIGINTAIVAAGQGIGFAIPANMAKPIFSQLIRKGNVSRGWMGVTIQPVTEELARSFGLKQTKGALINDIMKGSPAERAGIRQGDVIIAFNGTDVKDPSHLQRLVGEAGIGKPVKVTIFRDGTPREVTMTLTSSDTASKQRRGAGGEPQGRGDQLGLTVDDSEEGDGAVVVDVARGGTAAEAGMRRGDVIVSVNRMRVTGSADYQRAIRQVRPGSTLTLLVRRGDANIYFALRPR from the coding sequence TCGCCGTCATCTGCGCGCTGCTGCTCGGCGGCCTGGCGGCCTGCAGCGGCAAAAGCGATTCACCCCTGTTTCTCGAATCGAAACGCAAGGCGGGCGAGGCGGAGGCGCCGGTCAAGGATGTGCCCTCCGACATCCTCTCCACCCAGAAGGCCTTCAGCACGGTGGCCAAGAAGGTCACCCCCTGCGTCGTCAACATATCCACCATCAGCAAGAAGAAGATGATGCAGCCGTTCTTTGAAATGTCGCCCTTTTTCGAGGACTTTTTCGGAGGGGACGGGCAACCCCAGTACCGCCGCGACAAGAGCCTTGGCTCGGGGTTCATCATCAGCAAGGACGGCTACATCGTGACCAATGACCATGTGGTGCGCGATGCCGAGACGGTCCAGGTCAAGCTCTCCAACGACAAAGTCTACGATGCGAAGGTCGTAGGCGGCGACCAGAAGACCGATATAGCCGTGATCAAGATCAACGCCACGGACCTGCCGACCGCGGTTCTGGGCGATTCGGACAAGCTTGAGGTCGGCCAGTGGGCCATCGCCATCGGCAACCCCTTCGGCCTGGACCGGACCATGACGGTCGGCGTCATCTCGGCTACCGGCCGCTCCAACGTGGGCATCGAAACCTACGAGAACTTCATTCAGACCGACGCATCCATCAACCCGGGCAATTCAGGCGGCCCCCTGCTCAACATCTACGGCGAGGTCATCGGCATCAACACCGCCATCGTAGCCGCCGGCCAGGGCATCGGTTTTGCCATCCCCGCGAACATGGCCAAGCCGATCTTCAGCCAGCTCATCCGGAAGGGGAATGTGAGCCGCGGCTGGATGGGGGTGACGATCCAGCCGGTCACGGAAGAACTGGCCAGGTCCTTCGGCCTGAAGCAGACCAAGGGGGCTCTGATCAACGACATCATGAAGGGGAGCCCGGCGGAGAGGGCCGGCATTCGCCAGGGAGACGTGATCATCGCCTTTAACGGCACCGACGTGAAGGACCCGTCGCACCTGCAGCGCCTGGTGGGCGAGGCCGGGATCGGCAAGCCGGTCAAGGTGACGATCTTCCGGGACGGCACGCCGCGGGAGGTGACCATGACCCTGACCAGTTCCGACACAGCGTCGAAACAGCGCCGCGGAGCGGGCGGCGAGCCCCAGGGGCGGGGCGATCAGCTCGGCCTTACGGTGGACGACTCCGAGGAAGGTGACGGCGCGGTGGTTGTCGACGTGGCGCGGGGCGGCACGGCCGCCGAGGCGGGCATGCGGCGCGGCGACGTGATCGTCTCCGTCAACCGTATGAGGGTTACCGGCAGCGCCGACTACCAACGCGCCATCCGGCAGGTGCGTCCGGGAAGCACCCTGACCCTCCTGGTGCGGCGCGGCGACGCCAACATCTACTTTGCCTTGCGTCCCAGGTAG